One genomic segment of Echeneis naucrates chromosome 18, fEcheNa1.1, whole genome shotgun sequence includes these proteins:
- the tbc1d14 gene encoding TBC1 domain family member 14, producing MANTTLGSQDRTGRHCGVSGVAILENGFVVKDPTASDLHSHTNCHEVSTIQQSEPVPSIHIPSCSSTPSYYSSPQKSYSDLEQDSHSLSSQDSGIPTLEINQPEAIVHSHQPPGDSGIILEISHDSPATLTLDDDPPNNHSVPKSSTFPRSGYDSIRLFSPAIRLSGTTGMGLVGGALNRSDDISVCSVSSMSTELSVSNEDILGFPVTSDSSAIVTLETDDVGATHFSEVMLSSLGTPGDPWSPIQPNLGLGVLQQYEDGRQKKLGPLANLFNRSLFARRVKDNRPVEQRDPGWKLFGKVPPREGPIKDPKKVQKEYETKSGRGGPGNPTSPRQSVRKNLDFEPLSTTALILEDRPANLPAKPVEEAQKHRQQYEEMVAQAKKRELKEAQKRKKQLEDRCKLEESIGTAAQTWNQEILPNWSAMCTSRRVRDLWWQGIPPSVRGKVWSLAVGNELNITHELYHICLSRAKVKWKTTPASSAETETEDAGCSDRESSLELIKLDISRTFPQLCIFQQGGPYHDVLHSILGAYTCYRPDVGYVQGMSFIAAVLILNLDTADAFIAFANLLNKPCQMAFFRVDHSLMLTYFAAFEVFFEENLPKLFAHFKKNNLTPDIYLIDWIFTLYSKSLPLDLACRVWDVFCRDGEEFLFRTALGLLRLYQDVLTCMDFIHMAQFLTRLPDLIPAEQLFQHIATIHMTSRNRKWAQVLQALQKDHERGSPVLKH from the exons gtGTGTCTGGAGTAGCCATATTGGAGAATGGCTTTGTAGTCAAAGATCCAACTGCCTCTGATCTCCATAGTCACACCAACTGCCATGAAGTCAGTACAATCCAGCAAAGTGAGCCTGTCCCGTCCATTCACATCCCGTCATGCTCCTCTACTCCAAGCTACTACAGCAGTCCCCAGAAAAGCTACTCAGACCTGGAGCAAGACAGCCACAGCTTGTCCTCCCAGGACTCAGGCATCCCAACTCTAGAGATCAACCAACCAGAGGCCATTGTCCACAGCCACCAACCCCCAGGCGACTCAGGCATCATCCTGGAAATAAGTCATGATTCTCCTGCGACTTTAACTTTGGATGATGATCCCCCGAACAACCACTCCGTCCCTAAATCCTCCACCTTCCCCCGCAGCGGGTACGACTCAATTCGTCTTTTCAGTCCTGCCATCAGATTATCTGGCACCACAGGAATGGGTCTTGTGGGGGGAGCCTTAAACCGCAGCGATGACATCTCTGTGTGTAGTGTGTCAAGCATGAGCACCGAACTATCAGTCTCCAATGAAGACATTTTGGGTTTCCCAGTCACTTCTGACTCCAGCGCTATTGTCACCTTAGAGACAGATGATGTTGGCGCTACTCACTTCTCAGAAGTGATGTTATCATCTTTGGGAACCCCCGGAGACCCATGGAGTCCCATACAACCAAATCTTGGCCTGGGTGTCCTACAGCAGTACGAGGATGGCAGGCAAAAGAAACTGGGACCTCTGGCAAACTTATTCAAcag GAGTCTCTTCGCCAGGAGGGTGAAAGACAATCGGCCAGTGGAGCAGAGGGATCCAGGGTGGAAGCTGTTTGGGAAAGTTCCCCCACGGGAAGGCCCTATCAAGGACCCCAAGAAAGTACAAAAG gaaTATGAAACAAAGAGTGGTAGAGGTGGACCTGGCAATCCGACATCTCCCAggcagagtgtgaggaaaaacCTGGACTTTGAGCCCCTCTCCACCACTGCACTCATACTGGAGGACAGACCTGC TAACCTTCCTGCCAAGCCAGTTGAGGAGgctcagaaacacagacagcagtaTGAAGAGATGGTGGCCCAGGCCAAGAAGAGAG AGTTGAAGGAGGctcagaagaggaagaagcagctggaggatCGGTGTAAACTTGAGGAGAGCATAGGTACAGCTGCCCAGACTTGGAACCAGGAGATCTTACCCAACTGGAGTGCAAT GTGTACATCTCGACGAGTCAGAGATCTCTGGTGGCAAGGTATTCCCCCCAGTGTCAGAGGCAAAGTGTGGAGCCTTGCTGTGGGGAACGAGCTCAACATCACACACG AGCTGTACCACATCTGCCTGTCTCGGGCAAAGGTAAAATGGAAGACCACACCAGCATCATCTGCAGAGACGGAAACTGAAG ATGCTGGTTGCTCAGACAGGGAATCCAGCCTGGAACTGATCAAGCTGGACATTTCACGAACCTTCCCCCAACTGTGTATCTTCCAGCAG GGCGGGCCATATCACGATGTGCTGCACAGCATTCTGGGAGCATACACTTGTTACCGGCCAGATGTTGGCTAT GTGCAGGGAATGTCATTCATCGCAGCAGTGCTGATCCTAAACCTGGACACAGCTGATGCCTTTATCGCTTTTGCCAACCTGCTCAACAAGCCCTGTCAGATGGCCTTCTTCAGAGTCGACCACAGCCTT atgTTGACATACTTTGCAGCATTTGAAGTCTTCTTTGAAGAAAATCTACCAAAGCTCTTtgcacatttcaagaaaaacaacttgacccctgatatttatttaattgacTG gATCTTCACTCTATATAGTAAGTCGCTGCCATTGGACCTAGCGTGCCGAGTGTGGGACGTGTTCTGCAGAGATGGTGAGGAGTTCCTCTTCCGCACAGCACTTGGCCTGCTGCGTCTCTACCAGGACGTCCTGACCTGTATGGACTTCATTCACATGGCTCAGTTCCTCACCCGACTGCCAGACCTCATCCCTGCAGAGCAGCTCTTCCAGCACATCGCTACCATTCACATGACCAGCCGCAACAGGAAGTGGGCACAG GTCCTGCAGGCATTACAGAAAGATCACGAGCGAGGCAGCCCAGTTCTGAAGCACTGA